Proteins from a genomic interval of Ovis aries strain OAR_USU_Benz2616 breed Rambouillet chromosome 25, ARS-UI_Ramb_v3.0, whole genome shotgun sequence:
- the LOC101119530 gene encoding protein lin-28 homolog A-like → SNQQFAGGCAKAPEETPEDAARAAEEPQLLHGAGGCKWFNVHRGFGFLSMTARAGVALDPPVDVFVHQSKLYMEGFRSLKEGEAVEFTFKKSVKGLESIRVTGPGGMFCIGSETRPKAKDMQKHRSKGDRCYNCGGLDHHAKECKWPPQPKKCRFCQSINHVLASCPLKAQQAPSPQGKPAYFPEEEEEIHSSAMLPEAQNRATVGGGYPFVIRKF, encoded by the coding sequence TCAAACCAGCAGTTTGCAGGTGGCTGCGCCAAAGCGCCGGAGGAGACGCCGGAGGACGCGGCCCGCGCGGCGGAGGAGCCGCAGCTGCTGCATGGTGCCGGCGGCTGTAAGTGGTTCAACGTGCACAGGGGGTTCGGCTTCCTGTCCATGACCGCTCGCGCAGGGGTCGCGCTCGACCCCCCGGTGGATGTCTTTGTGCACCAGAGTAAGCTGTACATGGAGGGTTTCCGGAGCCTGAAGGAGGGTGAGGCCGTGGAGTTCACCTTTAAGAAGTCCGTCAAGGGCCTGGAATCTATCCGAGTCACCGGCCCTGGTGGGATGTTCTGTATTGGGAGTGAAACGAGGCCCAAAGCGAAGGATATGCAGAAACACAGATCAAAGGGAGACAGGTGCTACAACTGTGGAGGTCTAGACCATCATGCCAAGGAATGCAAATGGCCACCCCAGCCCAAGAAGTGCCGCTTCTGCCAGAGCATCAACCACGTGCTAGCCTCGTGCCCACTGAAGGCCCAGCAAGCTCCCAGCCCCCAGGGAAAGCCAGCCTACTttccagaggaggaggaagagatccATAGCTCTGCCATGCTCCCAGAGGCCCAGAATCGAGCCACAGTGGGTGGGGGCTATCCTTTTGTGATCAGAAAATTTTGA